TTGGGCAGCAGGGTCTCCCCGAGTCGGCCGCTGTCCAACGGACGACCTACGAGCAGGCGTTTCGCCGCACTTCCAGCTCTCATAAGTGATGAAGTTAGGACGAATGGTATGTAATGCGCGGAAGCCGCGCCCTGTGGGGACCCCGTACGCCCGGTGGGAACCCCGTACGAGGAAGGACCTGACGCGTGAGCGGAGTACGAGGAGTGCGGATGGCCGGCGAGCCCATGCAGATCGGCGAGGTCGCCGCACGGACCGAACTGTCCCTGCGCACGATCCGGCAGTACGAGGACAACGGCCTGGTCGTCCCGTCCGCGGCCTCACCGGGCGGCTTCCCGCTCTACACGGACGCGGACGTGTCCCGGCTGATGGTCGTCCGCCGGATGAAGCCGCTCGGCTTCACCCTCGACGAGACCCGCGAACTCCTCACGGCCGTGGACCTGCTCGCCGCCGAGCGCGTGGGCACGGACACCGAACTCGACCCGGACGAGCGGGCCGCGCTCGTGGCCCGCGTCCGCGGCTACGAGCAGGCCGCCGCGGAGCGGGTCGCCGAGCTGCGGGCCCAGCTCTCCCGGGCGGAGGAGTTCGCCGACTCCCTCCGCCGAACCCGCCTGACGGCGACCCCGGCGTGACGGCGACCCCGGCGTGAGGGGGGCCTGGTCTGATGAGGGCCTGGTCTGACGGGGGCCGGCCTGACGGGGGCCCGGCCTGACGGGGGCCGCCCGTTCAGTCGCCGAGCGCCCCGGCCACGGTGCGGAAGAAGCGCGCGTACGCGGCCGGGCTGGGCGGGGTCTCCGGGTTCCACGGCGTGCGCCGGACACCGGACAGGACCCCGTCCGGCGCCGTCGCGTGCGCCCGGCTGTCGAAGAGGACCAGGTCGGGACCGAGCTCGGCGGCACGCCCCCAGTCACCGGTGATCCAGTTCGCCCCGGGCCCCGGGCCCGGGTCGACGAGCCGGACGCCGAGCTCCGCGAGCCTGGCCAGCTCGGGCCAGGCGAGCGGCCGCGCGAGGTGCACCTGGTCGGGACCGGCCCCGGAGAGGGCGAGCACCCCGAGCCCGGTCCGCGCGGCGACCTCCCGGAGCGCGTCCTCGGCGGCACGGAGGTCCGCCGGGGAGCCCTCGGCGGCCGTCCCGTCGTCCGGCGCCGCACCCAGGCTCACCGCCAGCGCGCCGAACCGGTCGAGGATGGCCGGCAGGGTGAGCTCGTTGCCGACGGAGAGCGCGACGAGCGGTACCCCGAGCCGATCGGCGACGGCCTCGTCGAGCGCGTAGGGGCTCTTCCCGTCGTACGTCACGTCGACGATCACGTCCGGCCGGAGCTCCCGCAGCAGCACCTCGTCGAGGACCCGGCCCGGCCCGAGGTAGGTCACCGCGGCCGCCGTCAGCCCACCCTCCTTCGCCGGGTCGAGGACCTCCCCGTCGTGCCCGGATCCGTACACCGCGACCGGCGTCACACCCAGGTCGCACAGGGCGGCCCCCGCCCTCACGTACGCGATCACCCGCCGCGGCACACGGGCCGCCACCAGCTCCGTACCTCTGTCGTCCGTGAATCCCCATGCCTGCGTCCCGGACATGCGGCTGCTCCCTCCCCGGCCGGAAATGTGCCTCTTCCGAGCACCTTGGAGCGGTTCCCCGGCCCGCACAAGAGGGCCTTCTGCCGCGCGGGCCACCCGGACGGCCGGGGCAGGGCCCAAGGTCCCGGGCCCCCTGCCGAAAGTCCCCCAGGGTGGTGTTAACTGAACAGGTCGGGAGGAAGCAGTAGGAATCGCCGGGCCCCCGTACCCGCGCCACCTGCCGGGGCGCGCGGCGTCGGGCGGCCCTCACGCCCTGGAGTGAGTCATGTCCTTGCCCGGCCAGTTCTCCGATCCCCGTGTGATCACGCTCTTCGGCCTGCTCGCCGTCTCGACGGCGGCATGGCTGGCGCTCGGCCTGCGCGCCCGCGTACGGGACCGCCGCGACCGGGCGCGCACCCCGCTGGAGCGGGTCTGGCACCCGCAGGAGTCGATACCGCTGACGCCCGCGGAGGAGCACGCCTTCGGCCAGGTCGTCTCGCGGCTCTCCCCGGGCTCGGCGGGCCGCCTGCGCTGAGCGCCGCGGACCGGCCTCAGGCCCCCCAGGCGCGCGGATCGCGGCCGGTCGTCGCGAGCAGCCGCTCGAAGGCGGTGGTGTCGCCGGGCAGCTCGACGGCCTCCCCGAAGACGCCCATCCTCCGGGCCATGGGCGCCATCCGCTCCACCTCGTCGACGAGCCCGTCGACCACGCCCGGGTCGGGGGTGAAGCTCCGCCCGGTGGCGCGGGCCAGGTCCCAGACGTGCACCGTGAGGTCGAGCAGCACCATGGACCCGACGGTCCGCGCCGGCATGGCCATGCCTCCGGTGGTGCCCTCCTCGGCTCCGGGCGCCGACCAGGCCTCGACGAGCTTCCCGGTCTCCGCCTCGAAGCGGTCGCGCCAGTCGGCGTCGGCGAGCCAGTCCGTGGTCGCGGAGAGGTCGGCGGACTGCTTGGCGGCGAGCGCCTGGAAGTGGACGACGACGCCGAGAAGGTGGTTCAGCAGGGCGCGCACGTCGTAATCGGCGCAGGGCGTGGGCGCGCCGAGCGAGTCGTCGGCGATGCCCCTGACCAGGGGATTCGCCTGCGCGGCGGCGCTACGGAGCAGGTCACCGATGCGGGGCGGGGCACCGGTGCGGAGCGGGTCCTCGTTCGTCATGGGAGCGACGTTAGGAGAGGCTGCCCCCCTCCGTCTTGAAGAAACACGCCAGGACGGAGACTCGTCCCGGCCCCCTAGCATCGGAGCATGTCCGACTCCGCTCCCCGCAAGGACACCCGCGGCATCGTCGACCCCGCCGAACTGCTCTCCCGCGTCCGCTTCCGCCGACACACCCCGGCGCCGGAGCTGCAGCCCTATCTGGAGCACTACTGGCTGATCGACTGGGAGCTGCCGGAGCCGTACGCGACCCATGTCGTCCCGCACCCGTCGATGAACATCGTCTTCCAGCGGTACGGGGCCCTCGGCGCCCCGGCGGCGGACACGCGCGCCTCCGCCGAGGTCGCCGGGATCGGGCTCGGTCTGTTCACCCGGAAGCTGACGGAGGCGGGCCGGGTCTGCGGGATCCAGTTCCGCCCCGGCGGCTTCCGCCCCTTCGCGCCCGCGTGGCCGGTGGCGGCCTGGACGGGCCGCCGGGTCCCGCTGGCGGAGGTCTTCCCGGACGCGGGCACGGGCACGGGTGCGGGTGCGGGTGCGGGTGCCGGCGCGGCGGAGGCGGGCCACCCGGCCACGGACCCCGGCCTCCTGTCCGCCGTCCTCTCCCCCGGCACCGACCACGCGCGCGTGGCGGCGCTCGACGCCTTCCTGCTCGCTCACGGCCCCGCGCCCGACCCGGCCGCAGACCGGGCGATGGAGCTGGTGGGCCTGATCCGGGGGGACCGTACGGTCCGCAAGGTGGCCCAACTGGTCGCGGCGACCGGCCTGTCGGCCCGCTCGCTCCAGCGGCTCTTCGCGAGCCACGTCGGCGTCGGCCCGAAGTGGGTGATCCTGCGCTACCGCATCCACGAGGCCCTGGAACGCGCCGAGGCGGCGGACCCGGCGGGCGGCCCGGACTGGGCGGCCCTGGCGGCCGAGCTGGGCTACAGCGACCAGGCCCATCTCGTACGGGAGTTCACGGCGACGATCGGGGTGCCGCCGACGGCGTACGCCCGGGGATTGTCAGCGCCCTGACCTACCGTACGGAGATGGACACCGACACCGCCGCACCCGTACGGCTCGAACCCTGGTCCGAGTCCGACGCCGGCCTGCTGCGCGCCCTGAACGCACCGGAGTTGATGGATCACCTCGGCGGCCCGGAGACGGAGGAGCAGCTCGTCCGGCGCCACCGGCGGTACGTGGAGCTGAGCGCCGACGAACCGGGCGCGGGGCGCATGTACCGGATCGTGCTGCTGCCGGAGGAGGCCGTGGTCGGCAGCATCGGCTTCTGGGTGCGCACCGGCGACGGCGAGCCGGTGTACGAGACCGGGTGGGCCGTGCTGCCGGGCTTCCAGGGCCGGGGCGTGGCGAGCGCCGCCACGCGCGCGGTGGCCGCGGAGGCCCGGGCAGCGGGCCTCCATCGTTTTCTCCACGCGTTCCCGTCGACGGAGAACGCCGCGTCGAACGCGGTGTGCCGCAAGGCCGGGTTCGAGCTGCTCGGCGAGCGGGACTTCGAGTACCCGCCGGGGCACGCGATGCGCTGCAACGACTGGCGCCTCGACCTGGTGAAGACGGCCTGAGAAGCCCGTCTCAGGGGGCGCGCCGAGGGGCGCTCAGGAGGCGTCCTCCGGCGGGGTGAGCGACCGGCTGAAGTGGAAGGCCACGATGTCGAAGCGCTCACGCAGGTAGAAGCGGTGGGCTCCGGTGCGGTGGGTGCCGGAGTCCAGGTCGAGCTCGTGGCAGCCGGCCGCGCGGGCGTGGCCCTCCAGATGGGCGACGAGCGCGTGGCCGACCCCGGTGGAGCGGGTGGCGGCGGCGGTCACGAGGTCGTCGATGTAGAGCTTGCGCAGGGAGCTGGTGGTGATGACGATCCGCCAGCCGGCCGCGCCGACGCAGCGGCCCTCGTCCGAGTAGGCGGCGCTGAAGCGCAGGCCCTGGGCGTGTCCGGTGCCGTACACCTCGCGGAAGAGCTCCGGGGTGAGGTGGGGCCGGAGTTCGGTGAGGACGGGCAGGAGGTCGTTCTCCAGCCGGGGGTCGCCGGGCTCGAGGTCGATGATCTTCATGCCGGGACGGTACCCCAGGGTTTTGTCGGGGTTGACGCGCACGGCACGAGCCTGGATATTTATCTGCGTGGCGCAGATGATGTGCCGCGAAGGGAAATCTGTCGCTCTGGAAGGAGCCCCTCATGACCGTTCTCGTCACCGGCAGCCGCGGTCGCGTCGCCTCCACCCTGCTCGGCCTCCTCGACGCCGCGGGCATCAAGGCGAAAGCCGCGTCCAAGAACCCGGCGGACCTTTCCCCACCGCCCGGCGTGGACGTCGTGCGCTGCGATCTCACCGACCCCTCCACCTTCGACACCGCTCTGACCGGCGTCGACTCCGTCTTCCTGTACGCCGAGGCCGGCCACGCCGAGGCCTTCGCCGACCGCGCCCGCACCGCCGGCGTCGAGCATGTCGTGCTGCTCTCCTCCAGCTCCGTCCTCGCCCCGGACGCCGCCGAGAACCCGATCGCCGCCTCCCACCTCGCGGCCGAGCGCGCGCTCTCCGCCGCCGCGGACGCCGGGGCCTTCGAGGCCACCCACCTCCAGCCGGGCGCCTTCGCCACCAACGCCCTGCAGTGGTCCCGGGCCCTCCGCGCCGGGCGGGGACCCGCCCTGCCCCACCCGCACTCGTACGGCGACCCGATCCACGAGCGCGATGTCGCCGAGGCCGCCTTCGCGGTCCTGAGCGAGCCCCGGCTGCGCGGCTCCTCGTACCTTCTGACCGGCCCCGAGTCGCTGACCTTCGTCGAACAGCTGGCGATACTCGCCGAGGTGACCGGACGACCCGCGCCCCACACCGTCGTGACCCCCGAGGAGTGGAAGGAGTCGGTCACCGGGTTCATGCCGGAGCGCTTCGCCGACGCCCTGCTCTCCTACTGGGCCACGCACGACGGCCGGCCGACTCCGCTGACCCGCACGGTCGAGGAACTGACCGGCCACCCTGCCCGCGCCTTCGCCACCTGGGCCGCGGACCACGCGGAGGACTTCCGGCCCTGACGGCGGCGAATTCCCTGGCCGCCCGTCCCGCCCCGGTGCCATCCTGTCCTCGTGAACGGACCGGAGATCCACATCAGCTTCGCCCCCGACCTGGGGCTCTTCGTCGCGGCCGACCGCCGCTCGGGCCGCACGCCCGTGACCACCGACGGCGCCTCCTCGCTCGGCCACGTCGTGGAGTCCCTCGGCGTGCCGCTCACCGAGGCAGGCCGGCTGCTGGTCGACGGACGGCCCGTCGACGTCTCCCACGTCCCCGCGGCGGGCGAGACCGTCGAGGTGGAGTCCGTCGCCCGCCCGCAGCCGGTACGACCCGGCGCACCCCTCAGGTTCCTGCTCGACGTGCACCTCGGCACGCTGGCCCGGCGGCTCCGGCTGCTCGGGGTGGACGCGGCCTACGAGAGCGAGGACATCGGCGACCCCGCCCTGGCCGCGCTCTCCGCGCGCGAGCGGCGCGTCATGCTCTCGCGCGACCGCGGCCTGCTCCGCCGCCGCGAGCTGTGGGCGGGGGCCTACGTCTACAGCGACCGGCCGGACGACCAGCTCCGCGACGTCCTGGAGCGCTTCGCCCCGCCACTCGCGCCCTGGACACGGTGCACCGCGTGCAACGGGCGGCTGGGCGACGCCGACAAGGAGACCGTGCGCGAGCGCCTGGAGCACGGCACGGAGAAGTCGTACGACGTGTTCGCCGAGTGCGTGGAGTGCGGCCGGGTCTACTGGCGCGGCGCCCACCACGCCCGTCTGGAGGCGATCGTCTCCGACGCGGTGCGCGAGTTCGGCGGCGTGACCGCCGGCTGAGCCCACGCCTCTTCCTCAGGGACGCCGGGGGCCGACCGCCGAAGACGGCGCGCCTCCCGCCTCCGGACCCGTCCCTGGTCAGTCCAGGGCGCCGCCGCGCAGCCGTTCGATCTGCGTGGCGCTGATCTCCACGGTGCGCCGCATATGGGCGATGAGCAGGGCGAGCTCGGCGTCGCTGTAGACGTCGAACATCGTGCCCCAGGTGCTGTTGAGCTTGCGCCACAGGACGCCGAGTTCGGCGATCCGCTCGGGCACGAGGGCCACCAGGACCCGGCGCCGGTCCTCGGTGTCCCGGTGGCGCGTGACATAGCCGGACCGCTCCAGGCGGTCGACGAGCCGCGTCGCGGAGCCGGTGGTGAGCCCGGTCAGCTCGGCGACCCGCCCGGTGGTCACCGGGCCCTCCTCCAGGCTGAGCAGGTTGAGGCACTGCACATCGGTCGGGTGGAGCCCCAGGTGGTCGGCGACGGCCTGGTTGAACAGGGCGTACGCCGCCATGTAGCGGCGGGCCTCCCCGTACAGCTCGGTCATCAGCGTCTCGCGCCGGCCTGAACTCTTCTGCGTCATGCAGAGATCGTACGGACCAGGCACCGGCCCGCACCGGCCTCGCCCACCCGCGCCGCGGTCACCGTCAGGGCGCACAAGCGCCGCGGTCACCGTCAGGGCGCCTCGGCGGTCAGATAGCGCTGCACGGTCGGACCCAGCCAGGCCACGATCTCCTCGGGCGTCATCTCGACGACGGGCGCCAGCCGCAGCACATAGCGGGTGAGCGCCATGCCGAGGATCTGGGACGCGACGAGCGCCGCCCGCCGGGGCGCTTCCGCCGGGTCGGGGCAGACGCCCCGGGTGACGGCGCCGAGCTGCTGGGCGAAGACCGCCCTCATCCGCTCCGCCCCCGCCTCGTTGGTGACCCCCACCCGCAGGAGCCCGGTCAGGACGTCGTCCCGTTCCCAGCGCTCCAGGAAGTGGGTGACCAGGACGGCCCCGATGTGCCGCGAGGGCAGGCCGCCCAGCTCGGGCAGGTTCAGCTCGATCTCCGAGGCCGCGGCGAACAGCCCCTCCTTGTTGCCGTAGTAGCGCATGACCATCGACGGATCGATCCCGGCGTCCCGGGCGATGGCCCGGATGGTGGCGCGGTCGTATCCGTCGGAGGCGAAGCGCTCGCGGGCGGCCTCCAGGATGGCGGCTCTGGTGGCGTCGGAACGGCGGGCGGTCGTCATACCAACGACTGTAGGCCAACGGGCGTTGACATTCCATCGGGGACGCCCCTACAGTTGCCAACAAGCGTTGACCAACAGCCGTTGGCAAACGGCCGTGGGCACCCTGGAGGCAGCCATGAGCACCGCGGAGACACCCGAGACCACCCGGACCACCGATCCGACGGACACCCAGGTCCTCGTCGTCGGCGCCGGCCCCACCGGCCTGCTCCTCGCCGGAGACCTGGCCGGCGCCGGCATCGACGTCACCCTCGTCGAGCGCCGCCCGCACGGCCTCGCCAACATGACCCGTGCCTTCGGCGTCCATGCCCGCACCCTGGAGCAGCTCGACGCCCGCGGCCTCGCGGACGAGCTCGTCGCCACCGGCACGACCCTCGGCACCGCCCGCCTCTTCGGCCGGCTGGACCTCGACCTCACCCGGCTGCCCAGCCGCTTCAACCACCTGCTCGTCACCCCGCAGTACGAGGTCGAGCGCCTCCTGGAGCGCCGGGCCGTCGCCGCCGGGGTCACCTTCCGGTACGGCACGGAGCTGCGGGGCCTGCGCCAGGACGCCGACGCCGTGACGGCGGACTTCACCGGCCCCGACGGAGCACCGCTCACCCTCACCGCCCGCCACCTGGTCGGCACGGACGGAGTCCGCAGCGCCGTCCGCACCGCCCTGGGCCTGCCCTTCCCCGGCGGATCCGTGATCCGCTCCCTCGTCCTCGCCGATGTCCGCCTCGCCGAGGAGCCCACCGACGCGTTCAGCGTCAGCGGCTCCGGCGACACCTTCGCCTTCCTCGCCCCCTTCGGCGACGGCTGGTACCGCGTGATGGGCTGGAGCCGCACCCGTCAGGTCCCCGAGACCGAACCCGTCGACCTGGACGAGGTCCGCGACATCGCCCGCCGCGCGCTCGGCACCGACCTCGGCATGCACGACCCCCGCTGGATCTCCCGCTTCCACAGCGACGAGCGCCAGGTCCCCTCGTACCGCGTGGGCCGGGTCCTCCTCGCCGGCGACGCCGCCCATGTCCACTCCCCCGCCGGCGGCCAGGGCATGAACACCGGCCTGCAGGACGCCGCCAACCTCTCCTGGAAGCTCACCGCCGTCCTGCGCGGCGACGCGCCCGATCCCGAGGCGCTCCTCGACAGCTACCACTCCGAGCGCCACCCCGTCGGCGCCGCCGTGCTCCGCACCAGCGGCGCGCTCGTGCGCCTCGCGATGGCCCACACCCCGCTCACCCGCGCCGCCCGCTCCCTCGCCACCC
This sequence is a window from Streptomyces sp. NBC_00691. Protein-coding genes within it:
- a CDS encoding MerR family transcriptional regulator encodes the protein MAGEPMQIGEVAARTELSLRTIRQYEDNGLVVPSAASPGGFPLYTDADVSRLMVVRRMKPLGFTLDETRELLTAVDLLAAERVGTDTELDPDERAALVARVRGYEQAAAERVAELRAQLSRAEEFADSLRRTRLTATPA
- a CDS encoding ABC transporter substrate-binding protein, producing the protein MSGTQAWGFTDDRGTELVAARVPRRVIAYVRAGAALCDLGVTPVAVYGSGHDGEVLDPAKEGGLTAAAVTYLGPGRVLDEVLLRELRPDVIVDVTYDGKSPYALDEAVADRLGVPLVALSVGNELTLPAILDRFGALAVSLGAAPDDGTAAEGSPADLRAAEDALREVAARTGLGVLALSGAGPDQVHLARPLAWPELARLAELGVRLVDPGPGPGANWITGDWGRAAELGPDLVLFDSRAHATAPDGVLSGVRRTPWNPETPPSPAAYARFFRTVAGALGD
- a CDS encoding TIGR03086 family metal-binding protein, with translation MTNEDPLRTGAPPRIGDLLRSAAAQANPLVRGIADDSLGAPTPCADYDVRALLNHLLGVVVHFQALAAKQSADLSATTDWLADADWRDRFEAETGKLVEAWSAPGAEEGTTGGMAMPARTVGSMVLLDLTVHVWDLARATGRSFTPDPGVVDGLVDEVERMAPMARRMGVFGEAVELPGDTTAFERLLATTGRDPRAWGA
- a CDS encoding helix-turn-helix domain-containing protein, producing the protein MSDSAPRKDTRGIVDPAELLSRVRFRRHTPAPELQPYLEHYWLIDWELPEPYATHVVPHPSMNIVFQRYGALGAPAADTRASAEVAGIGLGLFTRKLTEAGRVCGIQFRPGGFRPFAPAWPVAAWTGRRVPLAEVFPDAGTGTGAGAGAGAGAAEAGHPATDPGLLSAVLSPGTDHARVAALDAFLLAHGPAPDPAADRAMELVGLIRGDRTVRKVAQLVAATGLSARSLQRLFASHVGVGPKWVILRYRIHEALERAEAADPAGGPDWAALAAELGYSDQAHLVREFTATIGVPPTAYARGLSAP
- a CDS encoding GNAT family N-acetyltransferase — encoded protein: MDTDTAAPVRLEPWSESDAGLLRALNAPELMDHLGGPETEEQLVRRHRRYVELSADEPGAGRMYRIVLLPEEAVVGSIGFWVRTGDGEPVYETGWAVLPGFQGRGVASAATRAVAAEARAAGLHRFLHAFPSTENAASNAVCRKAGFELLGERDFEYPPGHAMRCNDWRLDLVKTA
- a CDS encoding GNAT family N-acetyltransferase, with translation MKIIDLEPGDPRLENDLLPVLTELRPHLTPELFREVYGTGHAQGLRFSAAYSDEGRCVGAAGWRIVITTSSLRKLYIDDLVTAAATRSTGVGHALVAHLEGHARAAGCHELDLDSGTHRTGAHRFYLRERFDIVAFHFSRSLTPPEDAS
- a CDS encoding NAD(P)H-binding protein, with translation MTVLVTGSRGRVASTLLGLLDAAGIKAKAASKNPADLSPPPGVDVVRCDLTDPSTFDTALTGVDSVFLYAEAGHAEAFADRARTAGVEHVVLLSSSSVLAPDAAENPIAASHLAAERALSAAADAGAFEATHLQPGAFATNALQWSRALRAGRGPALPHPHSYGDPIHERDVAEAAFAVLSEPRLRGSSYLLTGPESLTFVEQLAILAEVTGRPAPHTVVTPEEWKESVTGFMPERFADALLSYWATHDGRPTPLTRTVEELTGHPARAFATWAADHAEDFRP
- a CDS encoding Mut7-C RNAse domain-containing protein, which codes for MNGPEIHISFAPDLGLFVAADRRSGRTPVTTDGASSLGHVVESLGVPLTEAGRLLVDGRPVDVSHVPAAGETVEVESVARPQPVRPGAPLRFLLDVHLGTLARRLRLLGVDAAYESEDIGDPALAALSARERRVMLSRDRGLLRRRELWAGAYVYSDRPDDQLRDVLERFAPPLAPWTRCTACNGRLGDADKETVRERLEHGTEKSYDVFAECVECGRVYWRGAHHARLEAIVSDAVREFGGVTAG
- a CDS encoding MarR family winged helix-turn-helix transcriptional regulator codes for the protein MTQKSSGRRETLMTELYGEARRYMAAYALFNQAVADHLGLHPTDVQCLNLLSLEEGPVTTGRVAELTGLTTGSATRLVDRLERSGYVTRHRDTEDRRRVLVALVPERIAELGVLWRKLNSTWGTMFDVYSDAELALLIAHMRRTVEISATQIERLRGGALD
- a CDS encoding TetR/AcrR family transcriptional regulator, with product MTTARRSDATRAAILEAARERFASDGYDRATIRAIARDAGIDPSMVMRYYGNKEGLFAAASEIELNLPELGGLPSRHIGAVLVTHFLERWERDDVLTGLLRVGVTNEAGAERMRAVFAQQLGAVTRGVCPDPAEAPRRAALVASQILGMALTRYVLRLAPVVEMTPEEIVAWLGPTVQRYLTAEAP
- a CDS encoding FAD-dependent monooxygenase; amino-acid sequence: MSTAETPETTRTTDPTDTQVLVVGAGPTGLLLAGDLAGAGIDVTLVERRPHGLANMTRAFGVHARTLEQLDARGLADELVATGTTLGTARLFGRLDLDLTRLPSRFNHLLVTPQYEVERLLERRAVAAGVTFRYGTELRGLRQDADAVTADFTGPDGAPLTLTARHLVGTDGVRSAVRTALGLPFPGGSVIRSLVLADVRLAEEPTDAFSVSGSGDTFAFLAPFGDGWYRVMGWSRTRQVPETEPVDLDEVRDIARRALGTDLGMHDPRWISRFHSDERQVPSYRVGRVLLAGDAAHVHSPAGGQGMNTGLQDAANLSWKLTAVLRGDAPDPEALLDSYHSERHPVGAAVLRTSGALVRLAMAHTPLTRAARSLATRLLGVLRPASTRAMGMISGLGIAYAPPAGSRRPAGRRAPDARLREGRLYELLRAGEFVLITPQGEAPALPATAPVSPARLVRATWTDPTRRTAVLVRPDGYVHWTRD